aaaattgtctgctaaattacttaatgtaaatgtttgtgtggcAGAAACAGGCTTTCTTTCTTAAacaaaataagaataaaaaaaacatttattgtcAATCTGTTACATCAAAATATACCTCCACAGGGATCTGGTCCTTTAAGGGTTAATTGTAGTTAAGGATGCCTTGATACTTTTAGTTTGCTAACTACCTCACTTAAATGACATATTTTGTATGTACTGGCATATTGCCTGTAAACCACCAAACCTGTGGATAGCCATCTCAAATGAAACAACTCATCACCAAAATGATGGCAAACATATATCAGTTGCTTGATTTAATAATTTATTAAggattttaatgttttgtatttttagttttttaaatgGCAAATACAATGTGATAACATGCAAATCCAAGATACACTGGAACACACCTGTGCTACAGGTCTGGCGCTCTGCACAGAACAGACACCATGAAATCTTACTTTTGCTTGAAGACACCTGCGGAGTAAACACTAGTGCCTCAGAATATACATTGACAATTTCAATCGAGCAAGAGATATAGAAAGTGGGACTGAGTAGTACATGTTTATTCCAGTAGTAGGGATGGGAAAATTAGTTTTAACAATTAAAAAATGACATTAAAGCAAGATgcattcctctttcttttttgcttcATGATTCTGTCTCCGAGTAGCTGTGGGGACATTATAGAGGTCTTGGCTTCGTTGACTCGTAGGAAGAGTGACCACTGACTCGGTGTACGAGGAGGTTGTAGTGGACTGGCGGGGAGGAGACACCCTTCTTGTACTTGTTGACTTTGGAGTGGCAGACCTCACAGTGGAGCTGACCAGAGATGCATCTGACGACGAGTACAGACGTCGACTGGGAACCGGTTTGGGAACCCACTGCTGGTTTAGTGCGGAGGTGCTGGATCTTCCTGGATTAGACAGGGCTGTTGATGTGCTCTTAGAACTGGGGATGTTTAATGAATCTACAAAATTCCAGTCATCACTACTGACGTCGCTCTTTCGTATTTGAACTGCCTGTACAGGATGACTGTTTGGCAGCATTGAAGAAGTGGAGGCTGGAACAGGAGCAGGCAGAGTTGCTGACCCTGCGGAGGTCCTGGTTGCAGGTAAAACCTGGGCTGGTTTCAGACTGGATGATGGAAGATAAAGAATGGGATTCATGACAGAACTTTGGGGAGACGCTGTGGATGGCTTGGCAGATGACAAGGATGGACTTGACACCACAGAAGGCGGGGACACAAATGAACTTGAGGTCAAAGTGGACACGGTTACCGTTTTTAGTGCACTTGTTATGCTAGTAAGAGCGGTGGAGCTGTGTAGAGAATTGGACTGTGTGGAAGTGGCAGTGGTCTTAACAGGAGAAAGTAAACCGGAGACAGCAGAA
This genomic stretch from Clupea harengus unplaced genomic scaffold, Ch_v2.0.2, whole genome shotgun sequence harbors:
- the LOC122132670 gene encoding uncharacterized protein LOC122132670 encodes the protein MEQKNVYYGTPRQVRRRPEFISSVGVQTTRTSKRRGPVSSQHGRGVPGYWDKSAVPETGYKRVALLSTDRDYLKVQELFCKTLSGFDIISIERIQNKELWEDFQTKRERMTKANKDKKYVAGERLLFHGTDSKFIDAICYQNFDWRKSGANGTVYGEGCYFARDARYSNSYTSDHSVRSMFVCRVLAGSYTRGQSQYRLPPSIDGGLLLYDSCVNDVRDPSIFVVFDKQQVYPEFLITYTEHVYITDLTDPSPDYASSAVSGLLSPVKTTATSTQSNSLHSSTALTSITSALKTVTVSTLTSSSFVSPPSVVSSPSLSSAKPSTASPQSSVMNPILYLPSSSLKPAQVLPATRTSAGSATLPAPVPASTSSMLPNSHPVQAVQIRKSDVSSDDWNFVDSLNIPSSKSTSTALSNPGRSSTSALNQQWVPKPVPSRRLYSSSDASLVSSTVRSATPKSTSTRRVSPPRQSTTTSSYTESVVTLPTSQRSQDLYNVPTATRRQNHEAKKKEECILL